A genomic stretch from Betaproteobacteria bacterium includes:
- a CDS encoding adenylate/guanylate cyclase domain-containing protein, whose product MGGFVVSSGILLLSMLAPLGALLAYGRRGSLPWFAAYAAVLTVSVGWDYYFADESVPSIPGKTVGLFAVLNGAVLSTIAFFLLRHLVGQREQAQDELGRQHALLQAEREMSETLLRSLLPPYIAARLKREAGLIADGHADVTVMFADMVGFTRLAGDLEPRQVVGLLNHVFTRMDHLCAQHGLEKIKTIGDAYMVVGGLNYEMDAYVEAMADMALQLQQTFALDPIVSKYDIAFHVGIATGPAVAGVIGTTRFSYDVWGDTVNLASRLTTDATGGSILVDGNTHARLAGRYEFGDPVELPLKGKGRVTAHRLLGRRIRDQVPKTERQRDITASLSRTRSPGATRA is encoded by the coding sequence ATGGGCGGGTTCGTCGTTTCGTCGGGCATTCTGCTGCTGTCGATGCTCGCCCCTCTGGGGGCTCTGCTCGCCTACGGCAGGCGCGGCTCTCTGCCCTGGTTCGCTGCGTATGCGGCGGTGCTCACGGTCTCGGTCGGCTGGGACTATTACTTCGCGGACGAATCGGTTCCCAGCATTCCCGGCAAGACCGTGGGGCTGTTCGCCGTACTGAACGGAGCTGTGCTTTCCACCATCGCGTTCTTTCTTCTTCGTCATCTCGTGGGCCAGCGGGAGCAGGCGCAGGACGAGCTGGGACGGCAGCATGCCCTGCTGCAGGCGGAACGGGAAATGTCCGAGACCCTCCTGCGCAGCCTGCTACCGCCGTACATCGCAGCCCGGTTGAAGCGCGAGGCCGGGCTCATCGCGGATGGTCACGCCGATGTGACAGTGATGTTCGCCGACATGGTGGGCTTCACCCGGCTCGCGGGCGATCTGGAACCACGGCAGGTCGTCGGCCTGCTCAATCACGTCTTCACCCGCATGGACCACCTGTGCGCCCAGCATGGTCTCGAGAAGATCAAGACGATCGGCGACGCCTACATGGTCGTGGGCGGGCTCAACTACGAAATGGACGCGTACGTGGAGGCCATGGCCGACATGGCGCTGCAGTTGCAGCAGACCTTTGCTCTGGACCCCATCGTGAGCAAGTACGACATCGCCTTTCACGTGGGCATCGCGACCGGGCCTGCGGTGGCCGGTGTCATCGGGACCACCCGGTTCAGCTACGACGTCTGGGGAGACACGGTGAATCTGGCGTCCCGCCTGACCACGGACGCGACGGGTGGAAGCATCCTCGTGGACGGCAACACCCATGCGCGTCTGGCCGGCCGCTACGAGTTCGGCGATCCCGTGGAGCTTCCCCTCAAGGGAAAGGGCCGGGTCACGGCCCACCGCCTTCTCGGCCGGCGCATCCGGGATCAGGTGCCGAAGACCGAGCGCCAAAGAGACATCACCGCCTCTCTCTCCCGCACGAGATCGCCTGGCGCCACGCGCGCATAA